In Arachis hypogaea cultivar Tifrunner chromosome 17, arahy.Tifrunner.gnm2.J5K5, whole genome shotgun sequence, a single window of DNA contains:
- the LOC112766808 gene encoding probable serine/threonine-protein kinase PIX13 — protein sequence MGNCFRKPSNNKINEHHATNSNHNNNKPPAESRKEKGVMNNKVTPNLRIFTLDELKTATRNFRPDTMLGEGGFGRVFKGWIDQNTLKPSKVGVGIPVAVKKSNPDSLQGLQEWQSEVKFLGKFSHPNLVKLVGYCWEENQFLLVYEYMQKGSLENHLFRSPEPLSWDIRVKIAIGAARGLDFLHTSEKSVIYRDFKSSNILLDGDYNAKLSDFGLAKLGPVNGRSHVTTRVMGTYGYAAPEYMATGHLYVKSDVYGFGVVLLEMLTGLIALDTNRPSGQQNLVEWVKPSLYEKRKLKKRMDPNLSEQYPKKAAFEIAQLILQCLEEDPKNRPSMEQVLQTLEKVQSIRYKPKVKKESGIIHHQQRHHSPPSNKS from the exons ATGGGAAATTGTTTCCGGAAGCCGAGTAATAACAAGATTAATGAGCATCATGCTACTAATtccaatcataataataataaaccacCTGCAG AAAGTAGGAAGGAGAAGGGAGTGATGAATAATAAGGTGACGCCGAATCTGAGAATATTTACATTGGATGAGCTGAAAACTGCGACAAGGAATTTCAGACCGGACACTATGTTAGGTGAGGGTGGTTTTGGTCGCGTCTTTAAAGGATGGATTGACCAAAATACCCTCAAGCCTTCCAAAGTCGGAGTTGGAATTCCGGTTGCCGTTAAGAAGTCTAACCCCGACAGCCTCCAAGGCCTCCAAGAATGGCAG AGTGAGGTGAAATTCTTGGGGAAGTTTTCTCATCCAAACCTGGTTAAACTAGTTGGCTATTGTTGGGAGGAGAATCAATTCTTGCTAGTATACGAATACATGCAAAAGGGCAGTTTGGAAAACCACCTCTTCAGAA GCCCAGAACCGCTTTCATGGGATATAAGGGTGAAGATAGCCATTGGAGCTGCGAGAGGCTTGGATTTCTTACATACGTCAGAGAAATCTGTAATCTATAGAGACTTCAAGTCCTCTAATATTCTTCTTGATggg GATTACAACGCAAAGCTGTCGGACTTTGGATTGGCAAAGCTTGGCCCAGTTAACGGCAGATCCCATGTAACCACACGTGTCATGGGAACCTACGGTTATGCCGCCCCTGAGTATATGGCAACAG GTCATTTGTACGTGAAAAGTGATGTATATGGATTTGGCGTAGTCCTACTAGAAATGTTAACAGGCCTAATTGCTTTGGACACAAATAGGCCGTCAGGTCAACAGAATTTAGTAGAGTGGGTTAAGCCCTCCCTTTACgagaaaaggaaattaaagaagagaATGGATCCAAATTTGAGTGAACAATATCCCAAAAAAGCTGCTTTTGAGATAGCACAGCTTATATTACAATGCTTGGAAGAAGATCCAAAGAACCGACCATCCATGGAACAAGTCTTACAAACATTAGAGAAGGTACAAAGCATAAGATATAAACCCAAAGTGAAGAAAGAGAGTGGCATAATCCATCATCAACAACGTCATCACTCTCCTCCTTCAAATAAATCAtaa